A single window of Castor canadensis chromosome 3, mCasCan1.hap1v2, whole genome shotgun sequence DNA harbors:
- the Rpl8 gene encoding large ribosomal subunit protein uL2 codes for MGRVIRGQRKGAGSVFRAHVKHRKGAARLRAVDFAERHGYIKGIVKDIIHDPGRGAPLAKVVFRDPYRFKKRTELFIAAEGIHTGQFVYCGKKAQLNIGNVLPVGTMPEGTIVCCLEEKPGDRGKLARASGNYATVISHNPETKKTRVKLPSGSKKVISSANRAVVGVVAGGGRIDKPILKAGRAYHKYKAKRNCWPRVRGVAMNPVEHPFGGGNHQHIGKPSTIRRDAPAGRKVGLIAARRTGRLRGTKTVQEKEN; via the exons ATGGGCCGTGTaatccgtgggcagaggaagggcGCTGGATCCGTGTTCCGTGCGCACGTGAAGCACCGTAAGGGCGCCGCGCGCCTGCGCGCCGTGGACTTCGCCGAACGGCACGGCTACATCAAAGGCATTGTGAAG GACATCATCCACGACCCCGGCCGCGGGGCCCCCCTCGCCAAGGTGGTCTTCCGGGATCCCTACCGGTTCAAGAAGCGGACGGAGCTGTTCATCGCTGCTGAGGGTATCCACACTGGCCAGTTCGTCTATTGTGGCAAAAAAG CTCAGCTTAACATTGGCAATGTTCTTCCCGTGGGCACCATGCCCGAGGGTACTATCGTATGCTGTTTGGAGGAGAAGCCCGGGGACCGGGGCAAGCTGGCCCGAGCCTCTGGGAACTACGCCACGGTCATCTCCCATAACCCGGAGACCAAGAAGACTCGCGTGAAGCTGCCCTCCGGCTCCAAGAAAGTCATCTCTTCAGCCAACAGAGCGGTTGTTG GTGTGGTGGCTGGAGGTGGCCGAATTGACAAACCTATCTTGAAGGCTGGCCGTGCCTACCACAAGTACAAGGCAAAGAGGAATTGTTGGCCACGAGTACGGGGTGTGGCTATGAAT CCCGTGGAGCATCCCTTTGGAGGTGGTAACCACCAGCACATTGGCAAACCCTCCACCATCCGCAGAGATGCCCCTGCTGGGCGCAAAGTGGGTCTTATTGCTGCCCGCCGGACTGGGCGACTCCGAGGAACCAAGACTGTGCAGGAGAAGGAGAACTAA
- the Znf34 gene encoding zinc finger protein 34 isoform X1, which produces MLFPHLPSLGVPRLALSPYQPHLPALGTPLIPFLDIPLFCTTLAPLHRSHALPESLHWTPPQPHHRLVSISWRYEVCLHQGFPCKHRQIEVTFEDVAVLFSWDEWGCLGPDERGLYKDVMLETYGNLVSLGAGPSGPKPGVILQLERGEEPWVLDMQDAEGRKHLRVNGSARGTRIEYKELISGETFDGQQLYELRGAVTQGPEPTEAHNHIRELQESLQKAVGQRGPRLVTLTNKESGQETGGSLTSVSSLFPDQRPHKCDICEQSFEQRSHLNNHKRVHRSKKTNSVCNSGEIINENLIVREDQKIPTGKTLHTCGHCGKTFRYSANLVKHQRLHSEEKPYKCGECGKAFSQSYEFINHRRMHSGEIPYRCGECGKTFNQRPNLMKHERIHTGEKPYKCSDCGKHFSAYSSLIYHQRIHTGEKPYKCNDCGKAFSDGSILIRHRRTHTGEKPFECNECGKGFTQSSNLIQHRRIHTGEKPYKCNECEKAFIQKTKLVEHQRSHTGEKPYECNDCGKVFSQSTHLIQHQRIHTGEKPYKCSECGKAFHNSSRLIHHQRSHHGEKPYKCSDCKKAFSQSTYLIQHQRIHTGEKPYKCSECGKAFRHSSNMCQHQRIHLRRDFST; this is translated from the exons ATGCTATTCCCCCACTTGCCATCCCTCGGAGTCCCTCGATTAGCGCTATCCCCCTACCAGCCCCATCTCCCGGCCTTGGGAACACCACTGATCCCATTCCTTGACATCCCTCTCTTTTGCACAACCCTCGCCCCTCTTCATAGGTCCCACGCGCTCCCGGAGTCTCTTCACTGGACCCCTCCCCAGCCGCACCACAG GTTAGTGAGTATCTCCTGGAGGTATGAGGTCTGTCTCCACCAGGGCTTTCCTTGCAAACACCGCCAG ATCGAggtgacctttgaggatgtaGCCGTGCTCTTCTCCTGGGATGAGTGGGGCTGCCTGGGCCCTGATGAGAGGGGCCTTTACAAGGATGTGATGCTGGAGACCTATGGGAACCTGGTTTCACTGG GAGCAGGACCTTCAGGTCCTAAGCCTGGGGTGATCTTGCAGCTGGAGCGAGGGGAAGAGCCATGGGTCCTGGACATGCAGGATGCTGAGGGGAGAAAGCATCTGAGAGTCAACGGCTCAG CTCGTGGGACCAGGATTGAGTACAAGGAGTTGATTTCCGGGGAGACATTTGATGGGCAACAACTATACGAACTCAGGGGGGCCGTAACCCAAGGACCTGAGCCAACAGAGGCCCATAATCATATCAGAGAGCTACAGGAGAGCTTGCAGAAGGCAGTAGGGCAGAGAGGCCCCAGACTAGTCACACTGACCAACAAGGAGAGTGGCCAGGAGACTGGGGGAAGCCTCACGTCAGTGTCAAGCCTTTTCCCTGATCAGAGACCTCACAAATGTGATATATGTGAGCAGAGTTTTGAGCAGAGATCACATCTCAACAACCACAAGCGTGTACACAGGTCAAAAAAGACAAATTCAGTTTGTAATTCTGGTGAAATCATCAATGAAAATTTAATTGTTAGAGAAGATCAGAAAATTCCTACTGGGAAAACATTGCATACTTGTGGTCACTGTGGGAAGACCTTCAGGTATAGCGCTAACCTTGTCAAACATCAACGACTTCACAGTGAGGAGAAGCCCTATAAATGTGGTgagtgtggaaaagccttcagcCAGAGCTATGAGTTCATCAATCACCGAAGGATGCATTCTGGGGAAATCCCCTACCGGTGTGGTGAGTGTGGGAAGACATTTAATCAGAGGCCTAACCTCATGAAGCATGAAAggattcacactggggagaaacccTACAAGTGTAGCGACTGTGGGAAACACTTTAGCGCATACTCCTCCCTTATTTATCACCAGAgaatccacactggagagaaaccctataaatgtaatgattgtgggaaagccttcagtgaTGGTTCAATCCTTATTCGACACCGCcggactcacactggagagaagccattCGAGTGTAATGAATGTGGCAAAGGCTTTACCCAAAGTTCTAACCTCATTCAACATcggagaattcacactggagagaaaccctataaatGCAACGAATGTGAGAAAGCCTTCatccaaaaaactaaacttgttGAGCATCAGCgaagtcacactggagagaagccctatgaatgtaaTGACTGTGGCAAAGTTTTCAGCCAAAGCACACATCTCATCCAGCACCAGAGGAtccacacaggagagaagccATACAAATGTAGTGAGTGTGGAAAGGCCTTTCACAACAGTTCCAGACTCATTCACCACCAAAGATCTCACCATGGAGAGAAGCCATACAAGTGCAGTGATTGTAAGAAGGCCTTTAGCCAGAGTACTTACCTGATTCAGCACCAGAGgatccacactggagagaagccctacaaGTGCAGTGAGTGTGGGAAGGCCTTCCGGCACAGCTCCAACATGTGTCAGCATCAGCGGATTCACCTTCGGAGAGACTTCTCCACATGA
- the Znf34 gene encoding zinc finger protein 34 isoform X2, which translates to MLFPHLPSLGVPRLALSPYQPHLPALGTPLIPFLDIPLFCTTLAPLHRSHALPESLHWTPPQPHHRLVSISWRYEVCLHQGFPCKHRQIEVTFEDVAVLFSWDEWGCLGPDERGLYKDVMLETYGNLVSLARGTRIEYKELISGETFDGQQLYELRGAVTQGPEPTEAHNHIRELQESLQKAVGQRGPRLVTLTNKESGQETGGSLTSVSSLFPDQRPHKCDICEQSFEQRSHLNNHKRVHRSKKTNSVCNSGEIINENLIVREDQKIPTGKTLHTCGHCGKTFRYSANLVKHQRLHSEEKPYKCGECGKAFSQSYEFINHRRMHSGEIPYRCGECGKTFNQRPNLMKHERIHTGEKPYKCSDCGKHFSAYSSLIYHQRIHTGEKPYKCNDCGKAFSDGSILIRHRRTHTGEKPFECNECGKGFTQSSNLIQHRRIHTGEKPYKCNECEKAFIQKTKLVEHQRSHTGEKPYECNDCGKVFSQSTHLIQHQRIHTGEKPYKCSECGKAFHNSSRLIHHQRSHHGEKPYKCSDCKKAFSQSTYLIQHQRIHTGEKPYKCSECGKAFRHSSNMCQHQRIHLRRDFST; encoded by the exons ATGCTATTCCCCCACTTGCCATCCCTCGGAGTCCCTCGATTAGCGCTATCCCCCTACCAGCCCCATCTCCCGGCCTTGGGAACACCACTGATCCCATTCCTTGACATCCCTCTCTTTTGCACAACCCTCGCCCCTCTTCATAGGTCCCACGCGCTCCCGGAGTCTCTTCACTGGACCCCTCCCCAGCCGCACCACAG GTTAGTGAGTATCTCCTGGAGGTATGAGGTCTGTCTCCACCAGGGCTTTCCTTGCAAACACCGCCAG ATCGAggtgacctttgaggatgtaGCCGTGCTCTTCTCCTGGGATGAGTGGGGCTGCCTGGGCCCTGATGAGAGGGGCCTTTACAAGGATGTGATGCTGGAGACCTATGGGAACCTGGTTTCACTGG CTCGTGGGACCAGGATTGAGTACAAGGAGTTGATTTCCGGGGAGACATTTGATGGGCAACAACTATACGAACTCAGGGGGGCCGTAACCCAAGGACCTGAGCCAACAGAGGCCCATAATCATATCAGAGAGCTACAGGAGAGCTTGCAGAAGGCAGTAGGGCAGAGAGGCCCCAGACTAGTCACACTGACCAACAAGGAGAGTGGCCAGGAGACTGGGGGAAGCCTCACGTCAGTGTCAAGCCTTTTCCCTGATCAGAGACCTCACAAATGTGATATATGTGAGCAGAGTTTTGAGCAGAGATCACATCTCAACAACCACAAGCGTGTACACAGGTCAAAAAAGACAAATTCAGTTTGTAATTCTGGTGAAATCATCAATGAAAATTTAATTGTTAGAGAAGATCAGAAAATTCCTACTGGGAAAACATTGCATACTTGTGGTCACTGTGGGAAGACCTTCAGGTATAGCGCTAACCTTGTCAAACATCAACGACTTCACAGTGAGGAGAAGCCCTATAAATGTGGTgagtgtggaaaagccttcagcCAGAGCTATGAGTTCATCAATCACCGAAGGATGCATTCTGGGGAAATCCCCTACCGGTGTGGTGAGTGTGGGAAGACATTTAATCAGAGGCCTAACCTCATGAAGCATGAAAggattcacactggggagaaacccTACAAGTGTAGCGACTGTGGGAAACACTTTAGCGCATACTCCTCCCTTATTTATCACCAGAgaatccacactggagagaaaccctataaatgtaatgattgtgggaaagccttcagtgaTGGTTCAATCCTTATTCGACACCGCcggactcacactggagagaagccattCGAGTGTAATGAATGTGGCAAAGGCTTTACCCAAAGTTCTAACCTCATTCAACATcggagaattcacactggagagaaaccctataaatGCAACGAATGTGAGAAAGCCTTCatccaaaaaactaaacttgttGAGCATCAGCgaagtcacactggagagaagccctatgaatgtaaTGACTGTGGCAAAGTTTTCAGCCAAAGCACACATCTCATCCAGCACCAGAGGAtccacacaggagagaagccATACAAATGTAGTGAGTGTGGAAAGGCCTTTCACAACAGTTCCAGACTCATTCACCACCAAAGATCTCACCATGGAGAGAAGCCATACAAGTGCAGTGATTGTAAGAAGGCCTTTAGCCAGAGTACTTACCTGATTCAGCACCAGAGgatccacactggagagaagccctacaaGTGCAGTGAGTGTGGGAAGGCCTTCCGGCACAGCTCCAACATGTGTCAGCATCAGCGGATTCACCTTCGGAGAGACTTCTCCACATGA
- the Znf34 gene encoding zinc finger protein 34 isoform X3 produces the protein MAALFPSAPLQIEVTFEDVAVLFSWDEWGCLGPDERGLYKDVMLETYGNLVSLGAGPSGPKPGVILQLERGEEPWVLDMQDAEGRKHLRVNGSARGTRIEYKELISGETFDGQQLYELRGAVTQGPEPTEAHNHIRELQESLQKAVGQRGPRLVTLTNKESGQETGGSLTSVSSLFPDQRPHKCDICEQSFEQRSHLNNHKRVHRSKKTNSVCNSGEIINENLIVREDQKIPTGKTLHTCGHCGKTFRYSANLVKHQRLHSEEKPYKCGECGKAFSQSYEFINHRRMHSGEIPYRCGECGKTFNQRPNLMKHERIHTGEKPYKCSDCGKHFSAYSSLIYHQRIHTGEKPYKCNDCGKAFSDGSILIRHRRTHTGEKPFECNECGKGFTQSSNLIQHRRIHTGEKPYKCNECEKAFIQKTKLVEHQRSHTGEKPYECNDCGKVFSQSTHLIQHQRIHTGEKPYKCSECGKAFHNSSRLIHHQRSHHGEKPYKCSDCKKAFSQSTYLIQHQRIHTGEKPYKCSECGKAFRHSSNMCQHQRIHLRRDFST, from the exons ATGGCAGCCTTGTTTCCCTCTGCTCCACTTCAG ATCGAggtgacctttgaggatgtaGCCGTGCTCTTCTCCTGGGATGAGTGGGGCTGCCTGGGCCCTGATGAGAGGGGCCTTTACAAGGATGTGATGCTGGAGACCTATGGGAACCTGGTTTCACTGG GAGCAGGACCTTCAGGTCCTAAGCCTGGGGTGATCTTGCAGCTGGAGCGAGGGGAAGAGCCATGGGTCCTGGACATGCAGGATGCTGAGGGGAGAAAGCATCTGAGAGTCAACGGCTCAG CTCGTGGGACCAGGATTGAGTACAAGGAGTTGATTTCCGGGGAGACATTTGATGGGCAACAACTATACGAACTCAGGGGGGCCGTAACCCAAGGACCTGAGCCAACAGAGGCCCATAATCATATCAGAGAGCTACAGGAGAGCTTGCAGAAGGCAGTAGGGCAGAGAGGCCCCAGACTAGTCACACTGACCAACAAGGAGAGTGGCCAGGAGACTGGGGGAAGCCTCACGTCAGTGTCAAGCCTTTTCCCTGATCAGAGACCTCACAAATGTGATATATGTGAGCAGAGTTTTGAGCAGAGATCACATCTCAACAACCACAAGCGTGTACACAGGTCAAAAAAGACAAATTCAGTTTGTAATTCTGGTGAAATCATCAATGAAAATTTAATTGTTAGAGAAGATCAGAAAATTCCTACTGGGAAAACATTGCATACTTGTGGTCACTGTGGGAAGACCTTCAGGTATAGCGCTAACCTTGTCAAACATCAACGACTTCACAGTGAGGAGAAGCCCTATAAATGTGGTgagtgtggaaaagccttcagcCAGAGCTATGAGTTCATCAATCACCGAAGGATGCATTCTGGGGAAATCCCCTACCGGTGTGGTGAGTGTGGGAAGACATTTAATCAGAGGCCTAACCTCATGAAGCATGAAAggattcacactggggagaaacccTACAAGTGTAGCGACTGTGGGAAACACTTTAGCGCATACTCCTCCCTTATTTATCACCAGAgaatccacactggagagaaaccctataaatgtaatgattgtgggaaagccttcagtgaTGGTTCAATCCTTATTCGACACCGCcggactcacactggagagaagccattCGAGTGTAATGAATGTGGCAAAGGCTTTACCCAAAGTTCTAACCTCATTCAACATcggagaattcacactggagagaaaccctataaatGCAACGAATGTGAGAAAGCCTTCatccaaaaaactaaacttgttGAGCATCAGCgaagtcacactggagagaagccctatgaatgtaaTGACTGTGGCAAAGTTTTCAGCCAAAGCACACATCTCATCCAGCACCAGAGGAtccacacaggagagaagccATACAAATGTAGTGAGTGTGGAAAGGCCTTTCACAACAGTTCCAGACTCATTCACCACCAAAGATCTCACCATGGAGAGAAGCCATACAAGTGCAGTGATTGTAAGAAGGCCTTTAGCCAGAGTACTTACCTGATTCAGCACCAGAGgatccacactggagagaagccctacaaGTGCAGTGAGTGTGGGAAGGCCTTCCGGCACAGCTCCAACATGTGTCAGCATCAGCGGATTCACCTTCGGAGAGACTTCTCCACATGA
- the Znf34 gene encoding zinc finger protein 34 isoform X4 produces the protein MAALFPSAPLQIEVTFEDVAVLFSWDEWGCLGPDERGLYKDVMLETYGNLVSLARGTRIEYKELISGETFDGQQLYELRGAVTQGPEPTEAHNHIRELQESLQKAVGQRGPRLVTLTNKESGQETGGSLTSVSSLFPDQRPHKCDICEQSFEQRSHLNNHKRVHRSKKTNSVCNSGEIINENLIVREDQKIPTGKTLHTCGHCGKTFRYSANLVKHQRLHSEEKPYKCGECGKAFSQSYEFINHRRMHSGEIPYRCGECGKTFNQRPNLMKHERIHTGEKPYKCSDCGKHFSAYSSLIYHQRIHTGEKPYKCNDCGKAFSDGSILIRHRRTHTGEKPFECNECGKGFTQSSNLIQHRRIHTGEKPYKCNECEKAFIQKTKLVEHQRSHTGEKPYECNDCGKVFSQSTHLIQHQRIHTGEKPYKCSECGKAFHNSSRLIHHQRSHHGEKPYKCSDCKKAFSQSTYLIQHQRIHTGEKPYKCSECGKAFRHSSNMCQHQRIHLRRDFST, from the exons ATGGCAGCCTTGTTTCCCTCTGCTCCACTTCAG ATCGAggtgacctttgaggatgtaGCCGTGCTCTTCTCCTGGGATGAGTGGGGCTGCCTGGGCCCTGATGAGAGGGGCCTTTACAAGGATGTGATGCTGGAGACCTATGGGAACCTGGTTTCACTGG CTCGTGGGACCAGGATTGAGTACAAGGAGTTGATTTCCGGGGAGACATTTGATGGGCAACAACTATACGAACTCAGGGGGGCCGTAACCCAAGGACCTGAGCCAACAGAGGCCCATAATCATATCAGAGAGCTACAGGAGAGCTTGCAGAAGGCAGTAGGGCAGAGAGGCCCCAGACTAGTCACACTGACCAACAAGGAGAGTGGCCAGGAGACTGGGGGAAGCCTCACGTCAGTGTCAAGCCTTTTCCCTGATCAGAGACCTCACAAATGTGATATATGTGAGCAGAGTTTTGAGCAGAGATCACATCTCAACAACCACAAGCGTGTACACAGGTCAAAAAAGACAAATTCAGTTTGTAATTCTGGTGAAATCATCAATGAAAATTTAATTGTTAGAGAAGATCAGAAAATTCCTACTGGGAAAACATTGCATACTTGTGGTCACTGTGGGAAGACCTTCAGGTATAGCGCTAACCTTGTCAAACATCAACGACTTCACAGTGAGGAGAAGCCCTATAAATGTGGTgagtgtggaaaagccttcagcCAGAGCTATGAGTTCATCAATCACCGAAGGATGCATTCTGGGGAAATCCCCTACCGGTGTGGTGAGTGTGGGAAGACATTTAATCAGAGGCCTAACCTCATGAAGCATGAAAggattcacactggggagaaacccTACAAGTGTAGCGACTGTGGGAAACACTTTAGCGCATACTCCTCCCTTATTTATCACCAGAgaatccacactggagagaaaccctataaatgtaatgattgtgggaaagccttcagtgaTGGTTCAATCCTTATTCGACACCGCcggactcacactggagagaagccattCGAGTGTAATGAATGTGGCAAAGGCTTTACCCAAAGTTCTAACCTCATTCAACATcggagaattcacactggagagaaaccctataaatGCAACGAATGTGAGAAAGCCTTCatccaaaaaactaaacttgttGAGCATCAGCgaagtcacactggagagaagccctatgaatgtaaTGACTGTGGCAAAGTTTTCAGCCAAAGCACACATCTCATCCAGCACCAGAGGAtccacacaggagagaagccATACAAATGTAGTGAGTGTGGAAAGGCCTTTCACAACAGTTCCAGACTCATTCACCACCAAAGATCTCACCATGGAGAGAAGCCATACAAGTGCAGTGATTGTAAGAAGGCCTTTAGCCAGAGTACTTACCTGATTCAGCACCAGAGgatccacactggagagaagccctacaaGTGCAGTGAGTGTGGGAAGGCCTTCCGGCACAGCTCCAACATGTGTCAGCATCAGCGGATTCACCTTCGGAGAGACTTCTCCACATGA
- the Znf34 gene encoding zinc finger protein 34 isoform X5 has product MLETYGNLVSLGAGPSGPKPGVILQLERGEEPWVLDMQDAEGRKHLRVNGSARGTRIEYKELISGETFDGQQLYELRGAVTQGPEPTEAHNHIRELQESLQKAVGQRGPRLVTLTNKESGQETGGSLTSVSSLFPDQRPHKCDICEQSFEQRSHLNNHKRVHRSKKTNSVCNSGEIINENLIVREDQKIPTGKTLHTCGHCGKTFRYSANLVKHQRLHSEEKPYKCGECGKAFSQSYEFINHRRMHSGEIPYRCGECGKTFNQRPNLMKHERIHTGEKPYKCSDCGKHFSAYSSLIYHQRIHTGEKPYKCNDCGKAFSDGSILIRHRRTHTGEKPFECNECGKGFTQSSNLIQHRRIHTGEKPYKCNECEKAFIQKTKLVEHQRSHTGEKPYECNDCGKVFSQSTHLIQHQRIHTGEKPYKCSECGKAFHNSSRLIHHQRSHHGEKPYKCSDCKKAFSQSTYLIQHQRIHTGEKPYKCSECGKAFRHSSNMCQHQRIHLRRDFST; this is encoded by the exons ATGCTGGAGACCTATGGGAACCTGGTTTCACTGG GAGCAGGACCTTCAGGTCCTAAGCCTGGGGTGATCTTGCAGCTGGAGCGAGGGGAAGAGCCATGGGTCCTGGACATGCAGGATGCTGAGGGGAGAAAGCATCTGAGAGTCAACGGCTCAG CTCGTGGGACCAGGATTGAGTACAAGGAGTTGATTTCCGGGGAGACATTTGATGGGCAACAACTATACGAACTCAGGGGGGCCGTAACCCAAGGACCTGAGCCAACAGAGGCCCATAATCATATCAGAGAGCTACAGGAGAGCTTGCAGAAGGCAGTAGGGCAGAGAGGCCCCAGACTAGTCACACTGACCAACAAGGAGAGTGGCCAGGAGACTGGGGGAAGCCTCACGTCAGTGTCAAGCCTTTTCCCTGATCAGAGACCTCACAAATGTGATATATGTGAGCAGAGTTTTGAGCAGAGATCACATCTCAACAACCACAAGCGTGTACACAGGTCAAAAAAGACAAATTCAGTTTGTAATTCTGGTGAAATCATCAATGAAAATTTAATTGTTAGAGAAGATCAGAAAATTCCTACTGGGAAAACATTGCATACTTGTGGTCACTGTGGGAAGACCTTCAGGTATAGCGCTAACCTTGTCAAACATCAACGACTTCACAGTGAGGAGAAGCCCTATAAATGTGGTgagtgtggaaaagccttcagcCAGAGCTATGAGTTCATCAATCACCGAAGGATGCATTCTGGGGAAATCCCCTACCGGTGTGGTGAGTGTGGGAAGACATTTAATCAGAGGCCTAACCTCATGAAGCATGAAAggattcacactggggagaaacccTACAAGTGTAGCGACTGTGGGAAACACTTTAGCGCATACTCCTCCCTTATTTATCACCAGAgaatccacactggagagaaaccctataaatgtaatgattgtgggaaagccttcagtgaTGGTTCAATCCTTATTCGACACCGCcggactcacactggagagaagccattCGAGTGTAATGAATGTGGCAAAGGCTTTACCCAAAGTTCTAACCTCATTCAACATcggagaattcacactggagagaaaccctataaatGCAACGAATGTGAGAAAGCCTTCatccaaaaaactaaacttgttGAGCATCAGCgaagtcacactggagagaagccctatgaatgtaaTGACTGTGGCAAAGTTTTCAGCCAAAGCACACATCTCATCCAGCACCAGAGGAtccacacaggagagaagccATACAAATGTAGTGAGTGTGGAAAGGCCTTTCACAACAGTTCCAGACTCATTCACCACCAAAGATCTCACCATGGAGAGAAGCCATACAAGTGCAGTGATTGTAAGAAGGCCTTTAGCCAGAGTACTTACCTGATTCAGCACCAGAGgatccacactggagagaagccctacaaGTGCAGTGAGTGTGGGAAGGCCTTCCGGCACAGCTCCAACATGTGTCAGCATCAGCGGATTCACCTTCGGAGAGACTTCTCCACATGA
- the Znf34 gene encoding zinc finger protein 34 isoform X6 produces the protein MGTWFHWLERGEEPWVLDMQDAEGRKHLRVNGSARGTRIEYKELISGETFDGQQLYELRGAVTQGPEPTEAHNHIRELQESLQKAVGQRGPRLVTLTNKESGQETGGSLTSVSSLFPDQRPHKCDICEQSFEQRSHLNNHKRVHRSKKTNSVCNSGEIINENLIVREDQKIPTGKTLHTCGHCGKTFRYSANLVKHQRLHSEEKPYKCGECGKAFSQSYEFINHRRMHSGEIPYRCGECGKTFNQRPNLMKHERIHTGEKPYKCSDCGKHFSAYSSLIYHQRIHTGEKPYKCNDCGKAFSDGSILIRHRRTHTGEKPFECNECGKGFTQSSNLIQHRRIHTGEKPYKCNECEKAFIQKTKLVEHQRSHTGEKPYECNDCGKVFSQSTHLIQHQRIHTGEKPYKCSECGKAFHNSSRLIHHQRSHHGEKPYKCSDCKKAFSQSTYLIQHQRIHTGEKPYKCSECGKAFRHSSNMCQHQRIHLRRDFST, from the exons ATGGGAACCTGGTTTCACTGG CTGGAGCGAGGGGAAGAGCCATGGGTCCTGGACATGCAGGATGCTGAGGGGAGAAAGCATCTGAGAGTCAACGGCTCAG CTCGTGGGACCAGGATTGAGTACAAGGAGTTGATTTCCGGGGAGACATTTGATGGGCAACAACTATACGAACTCAGGGGGGCCGTAACCCAAGGACCTGAGCCAACAGAGGCCCATAATCATATCAGAGAGCTACAGGAGAGCTTGCAGAAGGCAGTAGGGCAGAGAGGCCCCAGACTAGTCACACTGACCAACAAGGAGAGTGGCCAGGAGACTGGGGGAAGCCTCACGTCAGTGTCAAGCCTTTTCCCTGATCAGAGACCTCACAAATGTGATATATGTGAGCAGAGTTTTGAGCAGAGATCACATCTCAACAACCACAAGCGTGTACACAGGTCAAAAAAGACAAATTCAGTTTGTAATTCTGGTGAAATCATCAATGAAAATTTAATTGTTAGAGAAGATCAGAAAATTCCTACTGGGAAAACATTGCATACTTGTGGTCACTGTGGGAAGACCTTCAGGTATAGCGCTAACCTTGTCAAACATCAACGACTTCACAGTGAGGAGAAGCCCTATAAATGTGGTgagtgtggaaaagccttcagcCAGAGCTATGAGTTCATCAATCACCGAAGGATGCATTCTGGGGAAATCCCCTACCGGTGTGGTGAGTGTGGGAAGACATTTAATCAGAGGCCTAACCTCATGAAGCATGAAAggattcacactggggagaaacccTACAAGTGTAGCGACTGTGGGAAACACTTTAGCGCATACTCCTCCCTTATTTATCACCAGAgaatccacactggagagaaaccctataaatgtaatgattgtgggaaagccttcagtgaTGGTTCAATCCTTATTCGACACCGCcggactcacactggagagaagccattCGAGTGTAATGAATGTGGCAAAGGCTTTACCCAAAGTTCTAACCTCATTCAACATcggagaattcacactggagagaaaccctataaatGCAACGAATGTGAGAAAGCCTTCatccaaaaaactaaacttgttGAGCATCAGCgaagtcacactggagagaagccctatgaatgtaaTGACTGTGGCAAAGTTTTCAGCCAAAGCACACATCTCATCCAGCACCAGAGGAtccacacaggagagaagccATACAAATGTAGTGAGTGTGGAAAGGCCTTTCACAACAGTTCCAGACTCATTCACCACCAAAGATCTCACCATGGAGAGAAGCCATACAAGTGCAGTGATTGTAAGAAGGCCTTTAGCCAGAGTACTTACCTGATTCAGCACCAGAGgatccacactggagagaagccctacaaGTGCAGTGAGTGTGGGAAGGCCTTCCGGCACAGCTCCAACATGTGTCAGCATCAGCGGATTCACCTTCGGAGAGACTTCTCCACATGA